A region of Pseudomonas marginalis DNA encodes the following proteins:
- a CDS encoding metal ABC transporter substrate-binding protein has product MRALLVLFSLLLPLSMAQAADKLQVVTSFSILDDITHQIGGDHIQISNMVGPDADAHTYEPSPDDAKALLKAKLIIKNGLGFEPWLDRLVTSTETKATVVTASKGVISHTMEEDGETIPDPHAWHNLANAEIYVNNITKALVAADPANKADYLRNSQAYLKEIYRLLAEAKTKFGALPPGNRRIVTSHDAFGYLGQAYGIQFLAPQGLSTEREPSAAEVAALITQIRKDKVKAVFMENIKDSRLLKQIADESGAQIGGTLYSDALAAEGPASTFTGLFEYNLNTLCAALSRP; this is encoded by the coding sequence ATGCGCGCTCTACTCGTGCTGTTCAGTTTGCTGCTGCCGTTGTCGATGGCCCAGGCCGCCGACAAACTCCAGGTGGTTACCAGCTTCAGTATTCTCGATGACATCACCCACCAGATCGGTGGCGATCACATCCAGATCAGCAACATGGTCGGCCCCGACGCCGATGCCCATACCTACGAACCCTCCCCGGACGATGCCAAGGCGCTGCTCAAGGCCAAGCTGATCATCAAGAACGGCCTGGGCTTCGAGCCGTGGCTGGACCGCCTGGTCACCAGCACCGAAACCAAGGCCACGGTGGTCACCGCCAGCAAAGGTGTGATCTCCCACACCATGGAGGAAGACGGCGAAACCATCCCCGACCCGCACGCCTGGCACAACCTGGCCAACGCCGAAATCTATGTGAACAACATCACCAAGGCACTGGTGGCCGCCGACCCGGCCAACAAGGCCGACTACCTGCGCAACAGCCAGGCCTACCTGAAAGAAATCTACCGCCTGCTGGCCGAAGCCAAGACCAAGTTCGGCGCGCTGCCACCGGGTAACCGTCGCATCGTCACCTCCCATGACGCCTTCGGTTACCTGGGCCAGGCCTATGGCATCCAGTTCCTGGCGCCACAAGGCCTGTCCACCGAACGTGAACCTTCGGCCGCCGAAGTTGCCGCGCTGATCACCCAGATCCGCAAGGACAAGGTCAAGGCGGTGTTCATGGAAAACATCAAGGACTCGCGCCTGCTCAAGCAGATCGCCGATGAAAGCGGCGCGCAGATTGGCGGCACGCTGTACTCCGACGCCCTGGCTGCCGAAGGCCCGGCGAGCACCTTCACCGGGCTGTTCGAGTACAACCTCAACACCCTGTGCGCAGCGTTGAGCAGGCCGTGA
- the hisI gene encoding phosphoribosyl-AMP cyclohydrolase produces the protein MTLSMLELEGAAVGSRFPLAAVLDALPWNSDGLIAAIAQQHGSGEVLMLAWMNRQALNETLATGQVCYWSRSRRQLWRKGESSGHRQQLVEARLDCDGDAVLLIVDQQGPACHTGRHTCFYNALEGAYVHIITEPFA, from the coding sequence GTGACCCTGAGCATGCTCGAACTGGAAGGGGCTGCCGTCGGCAGCCGCTTTCCACTCGCCGCCGTGCTCGACGCCCTGCCGTGGAACAGCGATGGCCTGATCGCCGCCATCGCCCAGCAACATGGCAGCGGCGAAGTGCTGATGCTGGCCTGGATGAATCGCCAGGCCCTCAACGAAACACTGGCTACCGGGCAGGTCTGCTATTGGTCGCGCTCGCGCCGACAGCTGTGGCGCAAAGGCGAAAGCTCCGGCCACAGGCAACAGTTGGTGGAAGCGCGCCTGGATTGTGACGGCGACGCGGTACTGCTGATCGTCGACCAGCAAGGCCCGGCCTGTCACACCGGCCGCCACACCTGTTTCTACAACGCCCTCGAGGGCGCCTACGTTCACATCATTACGGAGCCATTTGCATGA
- a CDS encoding DapH/DapD/GlmU-related protein — MIRKNPSGDLPVIAESAYVDKTAIICGKVIIGENVFVGPYAVIRADEVDAGGAMDPITIGANSNIQDGVVIHSKSGAAVTIGEFTSIAHRSIVHGPCTVGDRVFIGFNSVLFNCAVGNGCVVRHNSVVDGRDLPAAFYVPSTTRIGPNTDLSQFPPVSVSASEFSEDVARTNVDLVRGYKALQNEF, encoded by the coding sequence ATGATCCGCAAGAACCCTTCCGGTGATCTGCCGGTGATTGCCGAATCGGCCTACGTCGACAAGACCGCGATCATCTGCGGCAAGGTCATCATCGGCGAGAACGTGTTTGTCGGCCCCTACGCCGTGATCCGCGCCGACGAAGTCGACGCCGGCGGCGCCATGGACCCGATCACCATCGGCGCGAATTCCAACATCCAGGACGGCGTGGTCATCCACTCCAAGTCCGGCGCGGCGGTGACGATAGGCGAATTTACATCCATCGCCCACCGCTCCATCGTCCACGGCCCCTGCACCGTCGGCGACCGGGTGTTTATCGGTTTCAACAGCGTGCTGTTCAACTGCGCCGTCGGCAATGGCTGCGTGGTGCGCCATAACTCGGTGGTCGACGGCCGTGATTTGCCCGCCGCCTTCTACGTGCCCTCCACCACCCGCATCGGGCCGAATACCGACCTGTCGCAATTCCCGCCGGTGAGTGTCAGTGCCTCGGAGTTTTCCGAAGACGTGGCACGTACCAACGTCGACCTGGTGCGCGGTTACAAAGCCCTGCAAAACGAGTTCTGA
- a CDS encoding dihydroorotase, translating to MSRLLIRNARLVNEGEEFDADVLVAHGRIEKIASSIGGNAAPVSIDAHGQWLLPGMIDDQVHFRDPGAPDKGSFYSESRAAVAGGITSVMDMPNTNPATLNLEALADKKRRAALHSVANYGFHFGVSNDNLDTVAALDPREVAGVKVFMGASTGNMLVDDPRVLERLFAEVPTLLLAHCEHTPSIQANEQRMRERFGDRIPAVAHPLIRDAEACYRSSSFAVELAKRHGTRLHVLHLTSARELALFEDKPLAQKRITAEVCVHHLLFDDRDYHRLGHQIKCNPAIKTRADRDALRLALLSDRLDVIGTDHAPHTWAQKQLGYREAPAGLPLVQHALPALLELVADGLLPLATLVAKTSHRVADLFAIPDRGYLREGYWADLVLIKPEPEGKPVRDEPILARCGWTPFAERSFRHSVSTTLVSGHLAWHNGQVVDSCQGLPLHFLR from the coding sequence ATGAGCCGCCTGCTGATCCGCAACGCCCGCCTGGTGAACGAAGGCGAGGAATTCGACGCCGACGTGCTGGTCGCCCATGGCCGTATCGAAAAGATCGCCAGCAGCATCGGCGGGAACGCCGCGCCCGTGTCCATCGACGCCCACGGGCAGTGGCTGCTGCCGGGCATGATTGACGACCAGGTGCACTTTCGCGACCCCGGCGCGCCGGACAAGGGCAGCTTCTACAGCGAGTCCCGCGCAGCGGTAGCCGGCGGCATCACCAGCGTCATGGACATGCCCAACACCAACCCGGCCACGCTGAACCTGGAAGCCCTGGCCGATAAAAAGCGCCGCGCGGCCCTGCACTCGGTGGCCAACTACGGCTTTCACTTCGGGGTCAGCAACGACAACCTCGACACCGTCGCCGCCCTTGACCCGCGCGAAGTGGCCGGGGTCAAAGTATTCATGGGCGCCTCCACCGGCAATATGCTGGTGGACGACCCACGGGTCCTGGAACGGCTGTTTGCCGAAGTGCCGACCCTTCTGCTGGCCCACTGCGAACACACGCCGAGCATCCAAGCCAACGAGCAGCGCATGCGTGAGCGCTTCGGTGACAGGATCCCCGCCGTCGCCCACCCGCTGATCCGCGATGCCGAAGCCTGCTATCGCTCATCCTCCTTCGCGGTGGAACTGGCCAAGCGTCACGGCACGCGCCTGCATGTACTGCACCTGACCAGCGCCCGCGAGTTGGCATTGTTCGAAGACAAACCCCTCGCACAAAAACGCATTACTGCTGAGGTCTGCGTGCATCACCTGCTGTTCGATGACCGTGACTATCACCGCCTCGGCCACCAGATCAAATGTAACCCGGCGATCAAGACCCGCGCCGACCGCGACGCCCTGCGCCTGGCCTTGCTGAGTGATCGTCTGGATGTGATTGGCACTGACCATGCGCCGCATACCTGGGCGCAAAAACAGTTGGGGTATCGTGAAGCGCCCGCGGGTCTGCCCCTGGTGCAACACGCGCTGCCGGCGTTGTTGGAATTGGTCGCCGATGGGCTGCTGCCCCTGGCCACCCTGGTGGCCAAGACCAGCCACCGTGTCGCCGACCTGTTTGCCATCCCCGACCGGGGTTACCTGCGCGAAGGGTATTGGGCCGACCTGGTGCTGATCAAACCGGAGCCCGAGGGAAAGCCGGTCAGGGATGAGCCGATTCTTGCCCGCTGCGGCTGGACACCGTTCGCCGAACGCAGCTTTCGCCACAGCGTGAGTACCACCCTGGTCTCCGGCCACCTGGCCTGGCACAACGGCCAGGTGGTCGACAGCTGCCAGGGTTTACCGCTGCATTTCCTAAGGTAG
- a CDS encoding DUF3617 domain-containing protein: MNARLLGLAMVVGLSLPLAAQAQMLAPGLWELTTSNMKVDNQDLPDLSLILGQLKQQMTPEQRAMLEKQGITMAGKGVQVCLTPAQVASDSIPLTDPQSGCKQEVTDKTGNQWKFRFSCPKAQGTGVATFQSQKEFTTTVNGTFNATGVQQKGSLDTHAQWLGTDCGTVKPRA; this comes from the coding sequence ATGAATGCTCGTCTGCTTGGTTTGGCCATGGTTGTTGGTTTGTCGTTGCCGCTGGCAGCGCAGGCGCAGATGCTGGCGCCGGGCTTGTGGGAATTGACCACCAGCAACATGAAAGTCGATAACCAGGACCTGCCGGACCTGTCGCTGATCCTCGGTCAGCTCAAGCAGCAGATGACCCCCGAACAGCGCGCCATGCTGGAAAAACAAGGCATCACCATGGCCGGCAAAGGCGTGCAGGTGTGCCTCACCCCGGCACAAGTCGCCTCTGATTCGATCCCCCTGACCGACCCCCAATCGGGCTGCAAGCAGGAAGTGACCGACAAGACCGGCAACCAGTGGAAATTCCGCTTCAGTTGCCCCAAAGCCCAGGGCACCGGCGTCGCTACCTTCCAGAGCCAGAAAGAATTCACCACCACCGTCAACGGCACCTTCAATGCCACCGGCGTTCAGCAGAAGGGCAGCCTGGATACCCACGCCCAATGGCTGGGCACCGATTGCGGCACGGTCAAGCCTCGCGCTTAA
- the cls gene encoding cardiolipin synthase: MDFFGPHLLAYFIATLHFLGTLAAIHAVLTVRTAQGSIAWALSLMFMPYLTLIPYLIFGRSTFDAYIQARRQANQEMHTAITELNWRPWVEEALAARNSSAYASLRAMPKLGRMPCLANNEVRLLINGEATFSAIFDAIRSAKTAVLFQFFIIHDDELGRQLQALLKEKAAQGVGIYVLYDRIGSHALPHQYVQSLRDAGVQVKAFATRSGWLNRFQVNFRNHRKIVVVDGVTGFVGGHNVGDEYLGKKPPLAPWRDTHVQVTGPVVACLQESFAEDWFWAARELPPLILPDAYPEDGVLCQLLASGPADPYETCSLFFVEAIHAATERVWITSPYFIPDEAVFAALRLAVLRGVDVRLLLPSRPDHRIVYAASSLYAIEAVRAGVRVFRYTPGFLHQKVVLVDNEISAIGSANMDNRSFRLNFEVMLLTVDEAFAKQVEQMLLDDFAQAHEVSQEESRETRRLQQLGMRVARLISPIL; this comes from the coding sequence ATGGATTTCTTTGGCCCGCACCTGCTCGCCTACTTCATCGCCACGCTGCACTTTCTCGGGACTCTCGCCGCGATCCACGCGGTGCTGACCGTCAGGACCGCCCAAGGCTCGATCGCCTGGGCCCTGTCACTGATGTTCATGCCCTATCTCACCCTGATCCCCTACCTGATCTTTGGCCGCAGCACCTTCGACGCGTATATCCAGGCCCGTCGCCAGGCCAACCAGGAAATGCACACCGCGATCACCGAGCTGAACTGGCGCCCCTGGGTCGAGGAGGCTCTCGCTGCGCGCAACTCCAGCGCCTACGCCTCGTTACGCGCCATGCCCAAGCTGGGGCGCATGCCGTGCCTGGCAAACAATGAAGTGCGCTTGCTGATCAACGGCGAGGCCACGTTCAGTGCAATCTTCGACGCCATTCGCAGTGCCAAAACCGCCGTGCTGTTTCAGTTCTTCATCATTCATGACGATGAACTCGGCCGTCAGTTACAGGCGCTGTTGAAGGAAAAGGCCGCCCAAGGCGTGGGCATCTACGTGCTGTACGACCGCATCGGCAGCCACGCCCTGCCCCATCAGTACGTGCAATCGCTGCGCGACGCCGGGGTGCAGGTCAAGGCATTCGCCACCCGCAGCGGTTGGCTCAATCGTTTCCAGGTCAACTTCCGCAACCACCGCAAGATCGTGGTGGTGGACGGTGTCACCGGGTTTGTCGGTGGGCACAATGTGGGCGATGAATACCTGGGCAAAAAACCGCCATTGGCACCATGGCGCGATACCCATGTGCAAGTCACCGGCCCGGTGGTGGCGTGTTTGCAGGAGTCGTTTGCCGAGGACTGGTTCTGGGCCGCGCGCGAGCTGCCGCCGCTGATCCTGCCGGACGCCTACCCCGAAGACGGCGTGCTCTGCCAATTGCTCGCCAGCGGCCCGGCCGATCCGTATGAAACCTGTTCGCTGTTTTTCGTCGAGGCCATCCATGCGGCCACCGAGCGGGTGTGGATCACCAGCCCATATTTCATCCCCGACGAAGCGGTGTTCGCCGCCCTGCGCCTGGCGGTCCTGCGGGGCGTGGACGTGCGCCTGTTGCTGCCATCGCGGCCCGACCACCGCATCGTGTACGCCGCGTCCAGCCTGTATGCGATCGAAGCGGTGCGCGCCGGTGTCCGGGTGTTCCGCTATACGCCGGGTTTTTTGCATCAGAAGGTGGTGCTGGTGGACAACGAGATCAGCGCCATCGGCAGTGCGAACATGGACAACCGTTCATTCCGGCTGAATTTCGAAGTGATGTTGCTGACGGTCGACGAAGCCTTCGCCAAGCAGGTGGAACAGATGCTGCTGGACGACTTCGCCCAGGCCCATGAAGTGAGCCAGGAAGAAAGCCGCGAGACCCGCCGCCTGCAACAACTGGGCATGCGGGTGGCGCGCTTGATCTCACCGATTCTCTAA
- the cfaB gene encoding C17 cyclopropane fatty acid synthase CfaB codes for MLAQLPPALQNLQLPLRLRLWDGHEFNLGPEPSVTIVVKDPTVVPQLTHPTLDSLGEAFVEGKLELEGSISEVIRVCDELSHALVEDDGASLPVRSIHDKATDAAAISYHYDLSNEFYQLWLDQDMAYSCGYFETGSESIDQAQQDKFRHLCRKLRLQPGEYLLDVGCGWGGLARFAAREFGVKVFGITLSKEQLALAKERVKAEGLEDQIDLQLLDYRDLPQDGRFDKVVSVGMFEHVGHANLAQYCKTLFGAVREGGLVMNHGITAKHTDGRPVGRGAGEFIERYVFPNGELPHLAMMTAEISEVGLEVVDVESLRLHYARTLDHWSERLEDNLEAAAKLVPEQALRIWRLYLAGCAYAFARGWINLHQILAVKPHADGSHELPWTREDIYR; via the coding sequence ATGCTCGCGCAACTTCCACCGGCCTTACAGAATCTTCAGCTGCCGCTGCGTCTTCGACTCTGGGATGGCCATGAATTCAACTTGGGCCCCGAGCCCAGTGTGACCATCGTGGTGAAGGACCCCACGGTCGTGCCCCAACTGACCCATCCCACACTCGACTCGTTGGGTGAAGCCTTCGTCGAGGGCAAACTGGAGCTGGAAGGTTCCATCAGCGAAGTGATCCGGGTCTGTGATGAGTTGAGTCATGCCTTGGTCGAGGACGACGGCGCGAGTCTGCCGGTGCGCTCGATCCACGACAAGGCCACCGACGCCGCGGCTATTTCCTACCATTACGACCTGTCCAACGAGTTCTACCAGCTATGGCTGGACCAGGACATGGCGTACTCCTGCGGTTATTTCGAAACCGGCAGCGAATCCATCGACCAGGCCCAGCAAGACAAATTCCGCCACCTGTGTCGCAAGTTGCGCTTGCAGCCAGGCGAGTACCTGCTCGACGTAGGCTGTGGCTGGGGCGGCCTGGCACGTTTCGCAGCGCGTGAGTTCGGGGTGAAAGTGTTTGGTATCACCCTGAGCAAGGAACAGCTGGCATTGGCCAAGGAGCGGGTGAAAGCCGAGGGCCTGGAAGACCAGATCGACCTGCAACTGCTCGACTACCGCGATCTGCCCCAGGATGGTCGTTTCGATAAAGTGGTGAGCGTAGGCATGTTCGAACACGTCGGCCACGCCAACCTGGCGCAATACTGCAAGACCCTGTTTGGTGCCGTGCGCGAAGGCGGCCTGGTGATGAACCACGGCATTACCGCCAAGCACACCGACGGCCGGCCTGTTGGCCGTGGCGCCGGGGAGTTTATCGAGCGTTATGTGTTCCCCAACGGCGAACTACCCCATTTGGCGATGATGACCGCCGAGATCAGCGAAGTCGGGCTGGAAGTGGTCGACGTCGAAAGCCTGCGCCTGCATTACGCGCGCACCCTGGACCATTGGAGCGAGCGCCTGGAAGACAACCTGGAAGCGGCGGCGAAGCTGGTGCCGGAGCAGGCGTTACGCATCTGGCGGCTGTACCTGGCCGGGTGTGCCTATGCGTTTGCGCGGGGCTGGATCAACCTGCACCAGATCCTCGCGGTGAAGCCTCACGCGGATGGCAGCCATGAACTGCCGTGGACGCGGGAAGACATCTATCGCTGA
- a CDS encoding DNA-binding domain-containing protein has product MRLTDWQLAFEQHLSAQTPDANSGFAATLLGGPTLDVDTGLAIYHNAYLARLQEVLRHDFSAIRYWLGDDEFALLTQAYVRRYPSAHYSLRWLGERFPAFIHEHLVAEQSAPLVELAQLEWAFTLAFDAPQGEPLTQDDMAVLPPEDWPGLQVSLTPSVQQRLCHFNTVAIWRASKDGADFPDSHTLDFAQICLVWRDQNVCRYRSLGPAEAFALAGMVTTGWRFAELCAQLAVTYGEGAPLQAVTWLKQWIQDGLLQRRAP; this is encoded by the coding sequence ATGCGCCTGACCGACTGGCAGTTGGCCTTTGAACAGCACTTGTCAGCGCAGACGCCTGATGCCAACAGTGGCTTTGCCGCCACGTTATTGGGCGGACCGACGCTGGATGTAGACACTGGCCTGGCGATCTATCACAACGCTTATCTGGCACGGCTGCAGGAGGTGTTGCGGCACGACTTCAGCGCCATCCGGTATTGGCTGGGGGATGATGAGTTTGCGCTGCTGACGCAAGCCTATGTGCGTCGTTATCCGTCGGCCCACTACAGCCTGCGCTGGTTGGGCGAGCGGTTTCCGGCGTTTATCCACGAGCACCTGGTGGCCGAGCAAAGTGCGCCGCTGGTTGAACTGGCCCAGTTGGAGTGGGCCTTCACCCTGGCGTTCGATGCGCCGCAGGGTGAGCCGCTGACCCAGGATGATATGGCGGTGCTGCCGCCCGAGGATTGGCCCGGTTTGCAGGTCTCCCTGACACCATCCGTACAGCAGCGGCTTTGCCACTTCAACACCGTGGCCATCTGGCGTGCCAGCAAGGATGGCGCGGATTTCCCCGACAGCCACACCTTGGACTTCGCACAGATCTGCCTGGTATGGCGCGATCAGAATGTGTGCCGTTATCGAAGCCTGGGGCCGGCCGAGGCGTTTGCGCTGGCGGGGATGGTGACGACCGGTTGGCGCTTCGCAGAACTGTGTGCGCAACTGGCAGTCACTTATGGAGAGGGTGCACCACTGCAAGCGGTGACATGGCTGAAACAGTGGATCCAGGACGGTTTGCTCCAGCGCCGGGCCCCATAG
- a CDS encoding DUF692 domain-containing protein: MSASLPSLGYGLGLRSEYYQQILEQAPAVDWFEVISENYLVQGGKALYYLDAIAERYPLVMHGVSLSIGGPHPVDMDYLKHLKQLAERIQPAWISDHLCWSRGSAHQLHDLLPLPYTEESLYYVAARVRQVQDVLQRPLVLENVSSYVRAKADEFTEWEFLNALAHLSGCQLLLDVNNVYVSARNHGFDAWTFIRNLPPDSIRQLHLAGHMDYGDYVVDTHDHPVCDPVWALYQQTLEHLGPVSTLLERDDHFPPFEALLTELEKARKLGAAALARRSLCA, from the coding sequence ATGTCCGCGTCCCTTCCAAGTCTGGGTTACGGCCTGGGTTTACGCAGTGAGTACTACCAGCAGATCCTTGAACAAGCGCCGGCCGTGGATTGGTTCGAAGTGATCTCCGAGAACTATCTGGTGCAGGGCGGTAAAGCCTTGTACTACCTGGATGCGATAGCCGAGCGTTACCCGTTGGTGATGCACGGTGTGTCCCTGTCCATCGGCGGCCCCCACCCCGTCGACATGGACTACCTGAAACACCTCAAGCAGCTCGCGGAGCGCATCCAGCCCGCGTGGATTTCCGATCATTTGTGCTGGAGCCGTGGCAGCGCGCACCAGTTGCATGACCTGCTGCCCCTGCCTTACACCGAAGAAAGCCTCTACTACGTAGCTGCTCGCGTTCGCCAAGTGCAGGATGTGTTGCAGCGCCCGCTGGTGCTGGAAAACGTATCCAGTTATGTGCGTGCCAAGGCGGATGAATTCACCGAATGGGAATTCCTCAATGCCCTGGCCCACCTGTCGGGCTGCCAGTTGCTGCTCGACGTTAACAATGTGTATGTCAGTGCGCGCAACCATGGCTTCGATGCCTGGACCTTTATCCGCAACCTGCCGCCCGACAGCATCCGCCAGCTGCATCTGGCCGGGCATATGGATTACGGCGACTACGTGGTCGATACCCACGACCATCCGGTGTGCGACCCGGTGTGGGCGTTGTATCAACAGACCCTGGAGCATTTGGGGCCGGTCTCGACGCTGTTGGAGCGCGATGACCATTTCCCGCCGTTCGAAGCGCTGCTCACCGAGCTGGAAAAGGCCCGGAAGCTGGGCGCCGCAGCCTTGGCCCGGAGGTCGTTATGCGCCTGA
- a CDS encoding membrane protein — translation MKIKSAAAGAALAMAAATMFAGVATQVQAADAQVHCYGVTSCKGMNDCKTAENACKGQAVCKGHGFKAMTKAACDAAGGKVGE, via the coding sequence ATGAAGATTAAATCCGCTGCTGCTGGTGCTGCCCTGGCGATGGCCGCCGCCACCATGTTTGCTGGTGTTGCGACCCAGGTACAAGCCGCCGATGCGCAAGTGCATTGCTACGGCGTGACGTCCTGCAAAGGCATGAACGACTGCAAAACCGCTGAAAACGCCTGCAAAGGCCAGGCGGTGTGCAAGGGCCACGGCTTCAAGGCCATGACCAAGGCCGCCTGTGACGCAGCGGGCGGCAAAGTCGGCGAATAA
- a CDS encoding cation-translocating P-type ATPase — protein MSAPMLTSAEQRSAARQLTLAMLALGLLMLGLVWRWLAPDQTGVSQLLLGVASLLVAVPVMRSAWYSLRFPSLHGITDQLIALAMLGAWATGDLLTAALLPIIMIFGHVLEERSVIGSQEAIHALGKLTRSHARRVQVDGSIIEVDNGTLSTGDIVEVRAGDRVPADGVVLSGQASLDTAPITGESVPLEASVGVQVFGGAINLDGLLRLQVTRTGNESTLGKVIALMQNAERSKPPITRLLERYAGSYMVLVLLLAAVTWFVTNDAQAMLAVLVAACPCALVLSAPATAIAGIAVAARHGILIRSSAFLEELADLTSLVVDKTGTLTFGTLRLQSIETSSTDRQALLNLAASLGSASSHPVSRALAGLATQAQMLALTDIRERQGLGVVAQTEQGEAALGRPELFEQLGIVTTTVPNHDGPIAGLALNGQFLAWLLLADSVKPEARQALQELRDLGLGRQLLLTGDRQSVADSLALDVGISDVEAQALPEDKLNRVLGEIGSGFRPMVVGDGINDSLALKAGVVGVAMGAGGADIALASADVVLIGSDLRRLGTCVRLSRQCRRTLQVNVVIGLGWTLAIVVFAAFGWLGAAGAMIAAVLHNLSTLLVLGNAGRLLRFQEPLSKLED, from the coding sequence ATGAGCGCACCCATGCTGACCTCCGCCGAGCAGCGCAGCGCTGCCCGGCAATTGACCCTGGCCATGCTCGCCCTTGGCTTGCTGATGCTGGGGCTGGTATGGCGCTGGCTGGCGCCGGACCAGACGGGCGTCAGCCAGTTGCTGCTCGGTGTGGCCTCGTTGCTGGTGGCGGTGCCGGTGATGCGCTCGGCCTGGTACAGCCTGCGTTTTCCCAGCCTGCATGGCATTACCGACCAACTGATCGCCCTGGCGATGCTCGGCGCCTGGGCCACCGGCGATCTGCTGACCGCCGCGCTGCTGCCGATCATCATGATCTTCGGCCACGTATTGGAAGAGCGCAGCGTGATCGGCTCCCAGGAGGCGATTCATGCCCTGGGTAAACTGACCCGCAGCCATGCGCGGCGGGTGCAGGTCGACGGCAGCATCATCGAAGTGGATAACGGAACGCTGAGCACCGGCGATATCGTCGAGGTGCGTGCCGGTGATCGGGTGCCCGCCGATGGCGTGGTGCTGTCGGGCCAGGCGAGCCTGGACACGGCGCCGATCACCGGCGAGTCGGTACCGTTGGAAGCCAGTGTGGGTGTGCAGGTGTTTGGCGGGGCGATCAACCTCGATGGCCTGTTGCGCCTGCAAGTGACGCGCACCGGCAACGAGTCGACCCTGGGCAAAGTCATCGCGCTGATGCAGAACGCCGAACGTTCCAAGCCGCCGATCACGCGGCTGCTGGAGCGTTACGCGGGCAGCTATATGGTGTTGGTGTTGCTGCTGGCGGCAGTGACCTGGTTTGTGACCAATGACGCCCAGGCGATGCTCGCGGTGCTGGTGGCGGCGTGCCCATGCGCCCTGGTGCTGTCGGCACCGGCGACGGCGATTGCCGGGATCGCCGTGGCGGCCCGGCATGGGATCCTGATTCGCAGCTCGGCGTTCCTCGAGGAGTTGGCGGACCTGACCTCGCTGGTGGTGGACAAGACCGGCACCCTGACTTTTGGCACCCTGCGTTTGCAGTCCATCGAGACCTCGTCGACCGACCGCCAGGCGCTGCTCAACCTTGCGGCCAGCCTCGGTTCGGCCAGTAGCCACCCGGTCAGCCGTGCGTTGGCGGGGTTGGCGACTCAGGCGCAAATGCTGGCGCTCACGGATATTCGCGAGCGCCAGGGCTTGGGCGTTGTGGCACAGACCGAGCAGGGCGAAGCGGCGTTGGGCCGTCCCGAGTTGTTCGAGCAATTGGGTATTGTCACGACGACGGTGCCGAACCATGACGGCCCGATTGCCGGGCTGGCCCTGAACGGGCAGTTTCTGGCCTGGCTGCTGCTGGCCGACAGCGTCAAGCCGGAGGCGCGCCAGGCCCTGCAAGAGTTGCGGGATTTGGGCCTGGGTCGTCAACTGCTGCTCACTGGCGACCGTCAAAGCGTGGCCGACAGCCTGGCGCTGGACGTGGGCATCAGCGATGTCGAAGCCCAGGCGTTGCCGGAAGACAAGCTCAACCGCGTGCTTGGGGAAATCGGCAGCGGCTTCCGGCCCATGGTGGTCGGTGATGGGATCAACGATTCCCTGGCGCTCAAGGCTGGCGTGGTTGGGGTGGCCATGGGCGCGGGTGGGGCGGACATTGCGCTGGCCTCGGCGGATGTGGTGTTGATCGGCAGCGACCTACGGCGCCTGGGCACCTGTGTGCGCTTGAGTCGCCAGTGCCGGCGTACGTTGCAGGTCAACGTGGTCATCGGCCTGGGCTGGACCTTGGCCATCGTGGTGTTTGCCGCCTTTGGCTGGTTGGGTGCTGCGGGGGCGATGATTGCGGCGGTGTTGCATAACCTCAGCACCTTGCTGGTACTGGGCAATGCCGGGCGTTTGCTGCGGTTTCAGGAGCCGCTGTCGAAGCTTGAGGATTAA